ACGCCCGCGCACGTGACGCTCTGCTTCGCCCTCCGCATGCCGCTCGCCGGCTCGCGCCCGGGATCTTGACCTGGGCTGCATGGCGAGGGGATAGTGCCACGACCTGACGAAGGGCCGTGTACCCCCTGCGGGAGGCAACGTGGAGAGCCCGCCGCCGCGGATCTACAACCTCTTCCCGCGTCTCGTCGGTCCCATGCCGCTCTGGCTCGAGCACGCCCGCCGGGCCAAAGACATGGGTTTCGACTGGCTACTCCTCAACCCCATTCACTATCCCGGCTTCTCCGGCAGCTGCTACGCCATCAAGGATCCTCGCCGCGTCGATCCGCTACTTCTCCCCGAGGGACATCCCGACCGTCACTACGAAGACAAGCTGCGCGGCGACGGCGGGATGGAGCTTCTCGCCCGCACCCTCGCTGCCATCCGCGCCCTCGGCATCCGGCCGATGCTGGATCTCGTCCTCAACCACACGGCGCGGGATGCCTTCCTCGTCCGCGAGCATCCGGACTGGTACCGCCGCGACGCCCAAGGCCGGGTCGAGAGCCCGTCGGCCATCGATCCCGCCGACGCGCGTCGCGTCACCGTCTGGGGCGATCTGGCGGAGCTCGATCACAGGAGCGCGGGATTGCTCGACTATTGTGTGCAGCAAGTGGAAAGCGCTCTCGCGCTCGGCTTCGAGGGTTTTCGCTGCGACGCAGCTTACAAGGTGCCGGGCACGACCTGGGCGCGCTTGCTGCAAGCGGCGCGCCGCCGCTTTCCCGGCGTGCTCTTCCTCGCCGAGACGCTCGGCGCCCGACTCGAGGAAGTGGCGGCGTTGCGTGACTCGGGGCTCGAGTACCACTTCAACAGCTCGAAGTACTGGGCCTTCGACCGGGGCTGGGCTCTGCAGCAGCAACGCGACCACGGCGCTTTCTTACGCTCGGTGTCCTTCCCGGAGTCGCACGACACGCCGCGCCTGTGGGTGGAAACCGGAGGCAACGCCGCGGTGCAGCGCCAGCGTTACGCCTTTGCCGCGGCCTTCGCGAGCGGCGTGCTCGCGCCCATCGGCTTCGAGTACGGTTTCGCGCGGCGGCTCGACGTGGTCGAGACGCGACCGGAGAAGTGGGAGAAGCCCCAGGTGGATCTCCGCGACTTCATCCGCCGTGTG
This Candidatus Krumholzibacteriia bacterium DNA region includes the following protein-coding sequences:
- a CDS encoding alpha-amylase, which translates into the protein MESPPPRIYNLFPRLVGPMPLWLEHARRAKDMGFDWLLLNPIHYPGFSGSCYAIKDPRRVDPLLLPEGHPDRHYEDKLRGDGGMELLARTLAAIRALGIRPMLDLVLNHTARDAFLVREHPDWYRRDAQGRVESPSAIDPADARRVTVWGDLAELDHRSAGLLDYCVQQVESALALGFEGFRCDAAYKVPGTTWARLLQAARRRFPGVLFLAETLGARLEEVAALRDSGLEYHFNSSKYWAFDRGWALQQQRDHGAFLRSVSFPESHDTPRLWVETGGNAAVQRQRYAFAAAFASGVLAPIGFEYGFARRLDVVETRPEKWEKPQVDLRDFIRRVHEVCWSTEAFLGEEVEACTPLDGATLLLERGTNPERRSAMTERRDAVTERRDVVMEHREVPVTPRRAATNAFIALNKDWRSSQTLALPQAARGRRVLRVCRDEASPSVGESKAAMAAGDETAGAVLTLAPAEVVYLV